The Primulina eburnea isolate SZY01 chromosome 6, ASM2296580v1, whole genome shotgun sequence genome contains a region encoding:
- the LOC140834681 gene encoding 65-kDa microtubule-associated protein 1-like, with product MWFALSHSKMAAVEAENPLHGQITCGSLLQQLQQIWDEVGEGDEERDQILLQLEQECLDVYKRKVDQAVKSRANLLHTLANARVELTNLLSALGEKTYIGIPDKTSGTIKEQLAAIDPALKRLWKQKDERIEEFSDVQSRIQKICAEINGSGEQLDSPTVDESDLSVKKLDGFQAQLQDLQKEKSERLHKVLEFVSTVHDLCAVLGMDFFTTVSEVHPSLNDSGGMQSKSISNDTLSRLAKTVLALKDDKKQRLKKLQELVTQLIDLWNLMDTPQEERKLFDHVTCNISVSVDEVTIPGALALDLVEQAEVEVERLDQLKASRMKEIAFERQTELEDIFTSAHIEIDTEAARERIFALIDSGKVEPVELLADMDNQIAKAKEEALSRKDILEKVEKWMLTCEEESWLEDYNRDDNRYNASRGAHFNLKRAEKARILVNKVPALVDGLVVKTRAWEKDRGSTFTYDGVPLLAMLVEYSMLRQDREEEKKRLRDQKKFSEQAGKEQETVFGSTPSPARQISTKKVVDPRANGGSNGSAGRRLSLNVHQNGSRSINRDAKRDMRPVAPVNYVAISKDDAAASHVSGAEHTPCTP from the exons ATGTG GTTTGCTTTGAGCCATAGCAAAATGGCAGCAGTCGAAGCTGAAAATCCTCTACATGGACAAATTACTTGTGGATCCTTACTACAACAGTTGCAG CAaatttgggatgaagttggtgaagGAGATGAGGAACGGGACCAGATTCTCCTTCAATTAGAGCAAGAGTGCTTGGATGTATATAAGAGAAAGGTTGACCAAGCTGTGAAATCTAGGGCTAACCTTCTTCATACACTGGCAAATGCTAGAGTTGAGCTCACCAACCTCTTGTCAGCACTTGGAGAGAAGACTTATATCGGAATT CCTGATAAGACATCGGGAACAATTAAAGAACAGCTTGCAGCTATAGATCCTGCACTGAAAAGGCTTTGGAAACAGAAGGATGAAAGAATAGAAGAGTTTTCTGATGTTCAATCTCGGATACAGAAAATATGTGCAGAAATCAATGGATCTGGCGAGCAGTTGGACAGTCCAACAGTTGACGAATCTGATCTTTCAGTGAAGAAACTAGATGGATTTCAGGCTCAGCTCCAAGATCTTCAAAAAGAAAAG AGCGAGAGGTTGCACAAGGTTCTTGAATTCGTGAGCACTGTACACGATCTCTGTGCTGTTCTTGGCATGGACTTCTTTACTACTGTCAGTGAAGTCCACCCAAGCCTAAATGACTCTGGGGGCATGCAGTCAAAAAGCATAAGCAATGATACATTATCTAGATTGGCTAAGACTGTCTTAGCACTGAAGGACGATAAGAAGCAGAGGTTAAAGAAG CTTCAAGAACTGGTGACCCAGCTAATTGATCTTTGGAATTTGATGGATACACCGCAAGAAGAACGTAAGCTGTTTGATCATGTTACTTGCAATATTTCGGTATCAGTGGATGAAGTTACTATTCCTGGGGCTCTTGCTTTGGATCTCGTTGAACAG gCTGAAGTGGAAGTTGAGAGACTTGATCAGCTAAAAGCTAGCAGAATGAAAGAAATTGCTTTCGAGAGGCAGACCGAACTCGAGGATATTTTTACTAGTGCTCATATAGAGATTGATACCGAGGCTGCTAGAGAAAGAATATTTGCACTCATTGATTCCGGGAAAGTTGAGCCTGTCGAGTTATTGGCTGACATGGATAATCAGATAGCAAAAGCAAAAGAAGAGGCGCTCAGCAGGAAGGATATTTTGGAAAAGGTTGAGAAATGGATGTTGACTTGTGAAGaagaaagttggcttgaagattaCAATCGG GATGACAATAGATACAATGCGAGCAGGGGTGCACATTTCAATCTGAAGAGAGCAGAAAAGGCACGTATCTTGGTCAATAAGGTTCCAG CCCTTGTTGACGGCTTGGTTGTTAAAACTCGTGCATGGGAGAAAGATCGTGGTTCAACGTTCACCTATGATGGTGTTCCTCTCCTTGCCATGTTAGTCGAGTATTCAATGCTTAGACAAGACAGAGAAGAGGAGAAAAAGAGGTTAAGG GATCAGAAAAAGTTCAGCGAACAAGCGGGCAAAGAACAAGAAACCGTCTTTGGTTCAACACCAAGCCCAGCTAGACAGATCAGTACCAAGAAAGTGGTTGACCCACGAGCCAACGGCGGCTCCAATGGTTCAGCTGGCAGACGGCTTTCTCTCAATGTTCATCAGAACGGTTCACGATCTATAAATAGAGATGCGAAGAGAGACATGAGACCGGTAGCTCCTGTGAACTATGTAGCAATATCAAAAGATGATGCGGCGGCGTCCCATGTTTCTGGGGCCGAACATACTCCATGTACACCCTAA
- the LOC140834677 gene encoding endoglucanase 11-like: MRKKTQCRFPKRAINYFFVCMLSLLPALPVSQSFDYGEALSKSLLYFEAQRSGRLPYNQRVRWRQHSGLTDGLEQGVDLVGGYYDAGDNVKFGLPMAFTVTLLSWGVIEFREEIAAAGELRHALEAIKWGTDYFIKAHNHPHVLWAQVGDGDTDHLCWQRPEDMTTSRRAFKLDEENPGSDVAAETAAAMAAASIVFRRTNPHYSHLLLEHARQLFEFSDKYRGNYDKSIEGAKGYYSSVSGYMDELLWAAFWLYRATDNAHNNTNNYYLNYGIQNANSLGGITWSMTEFSWDVKYAGLQILASMIPQEDKSEEQKQILKQYTSKSEHYLCACLNENNSTNVRRTPGGLMYTRRWNNMQYVSTALFSLTLISHHLQSTSQSLNCPTGSIPPDEILSFVKSQVGYILGSNPMGLSYLVGYGDAYPKRVHHRGASMELQMGTTGFLGCKQGYDNWYGRQDPNPNVLVGALVGGPDSEDEYRDRRGNFMQTEACTYNTAPLVGVFAKLYSSENSMISSVASLELSSV, from the exons ATGAGGAAGAAGACCCAATGCAGATTCCCTAAACGCGCCATCAACTATTTCTTTGTATGTATGCTGTCCCTTCTCCCCGCGCTTCCCGTCTCTCAATCTTTCGACTATGGAGAAGCCCTGTCCAAGAGCCTCCTTTACTTCGAGGCGCAGCGCTCCGGCCGACTCCCGTACAACCAGAGGGTGCGGTGGCGCCAACACTCCGGCCTCACGGACGGCCTTGAACAAGGG GTGGATTTGGTGGGAGGATACTATGATGCCGGCGACAATGTAAAGTTTGGTCTGCCTATGGCTTTTACTGTGACGTTGCTGTCGTGGGGCGTGATCGAATTCCGGGAAGAAATCGCGGCGGCAGGGGAACTCCGGCATGCGTTGGAAGCTATCAAGTGGGGTACTGACTATTTCATAAAGGCACACAATCATCCTCATGTCTTGTGGGCGCAG GTGGGTGATGGTGACACCGATCACCTGTGCTGGCAACGGCCGGAGGACATGACAACTTCGCGGCGAGCTTTCAAGTTGGATGAGGAGAATCCCGGCTCCGATGTGGCGGCAGAAACGGCGGCAGCCATGGCAGCGGCGTCCATTGTGTTTAGGAGAACAAACCCACATTACTCCCACCTTCTCTTGGAACATGCACGACAG CTGTTCGAGTTTAGTGACAAATATAGAGGAAATTATGACAAGAGTATAGAAGGAGCAAAGGGTTACTATTCGTCGGTGAGTGGATACATGGATGAATTGTTGTGGGCAGCATTTTGGCTATACAGAGCCACCGACAATGCTCACAATAATACCAATAATTACTATTTGAATTATGGTATTCAAAACGCCAACTCTCTTGGTGGGATCACTTGGTCCATGACTGAATTCAGCTGGGACGTTAAATATGCTGGCCTCCAAATTCTTGCTTCCATG ATACCACAGGAAGACAAAAGTGAAGAGCAGAAGCAAATCCTCAAGCAGTACACTTCGAAATCAGAGCACTACCTCTGCGCCTGCCTGAACGAGAACAACTCCACCAACGTGCGACGCACCCCCGGAGGTCTCATGTACACCCGCCGATGGAACAACATGCAGTACGTGTCCACCGCGTTATTCTCCCTCACCCTCATCTCCCACCATCTCCAATCCACCAGCCAGAGCCTAAACTGCCCCACCGGATCAATCCCCCCCGACGAAATCCTATCCTTCGTGAAATCACAAGTGGGATACATCTTGGGATCCAATCCCATGGGGTTAAGCTACTTGGTTGGATACGGAGACGCGTACCCCAAGAGGGTCCACCATCGGGGAGCTTCCATGGAGTTGCAGATGGGTACGACGGGGTTCTTGGGGTGCAAGCAGGGGTATGACAACTGGTATGGACGGCAGGATCCGAATCCGAATGTGCTCGTGGGAGCGCTTGTCGGAGGACCCGATAGCGAGGATGAGTATAGGGATAGAAGAGGTAACTTCATGCAGACGGAGGCGTGCACTTACAACACAGCTCCCTTAGTTGGGGTTTTCGCAAAATTGTATTCATCGGAGAATTCAATGATTTCGAGTGTTGCTAGTTTAGAGTTATCAAGTGTATAG
- the LOC140834680 gene encoding small ubiquitin-related modifier 1-like, protein MSGVDQGDTKPTDPSGGGHISLKVKGQDGNEVIFRIKRSTQLKKLMNAYCERQSVDFNSIAFLFDGRRLRGEQTPDELEMEEGDEIDAMLHQTGGTST, encoded by the exons ATGTCTGGCGTAGATCAAGGAGACACCAAGCCCACCGATCCATCGGGTGGTGGCCACATCAGTCTCAAAGTCAAAGGCCAG GATGGAAATGAGGTAATTTTCAGGATCAAGAGAAGCACCCAACTGAAGAAACTCATGAATGCTTATTGTGAACGTCAATCAGTGGATTTCAACTCTATCGCTTTTCTGTTTGACGGTCGTCGTCTGCGAGGGGAGCAGACTCCAGATGAG CTGGAAATGGAGGAGGGTGATGAAATAGACGCAATGCTGCACCAAACTGGAGGCACGTCTACTTAG